The Anoxybacillus amylolyticus DNA segment TGAAAAAAACTTAAATGAATACTATGGACTTGATCGCCCTTGGTATAATCAATATTTTGATTATTTAGCCTCAATTGCAAAGTGGGACTTTGGTCCGTCATTTAAATATAAAGGTCAAACAGTTAACGATTTAATTAATGAAGGCTTTCCAGTTTCCTTTTTCCTTGGAATGGAATCGTTATTGTTAGCGGTTAGCCTCGGTATTTTATTAGGGGTTATTGCTGCCTTAAATCATAACAAGTGGCAAGACTATGGGGCTATGATTTTTGCCGTTCTCGGCATATCTGTCCCAAGCTTTATTAATGGCATCCCTTTTACAATATGTGTTAGCGATTAAGTTAGGATTGTTCCCTGTCGCTCGTTGGGAATCGCTTCAGCATACCGTATTGCCAGCATTGGCGCTTGCCGCGACTCCGATGGCATTCATTGCCCGCCTTACTCGCTCAAGCATGCTTGAAGTATTAAGCAATGACTATATCCGTACTGCGAAAGCAAAAGGGCTTTCGAAAGGACAAATTACGGTGAAACACGCCATTCGTAACGCCCTGTTGCCAGTCGTCACCTATTTAGGACCATTATCAGCAGCAGTGTTGACAGGAAGCTTCGTTATCGAAAAAATCTTCGGTATTCCAGGGCTTGGTAGCCAGTTTGTATTGAGTATCTCGAACCGTGACTATACAACGATTATGGGAGTTACTGTCTTTTACAGCATTTTGCTCCTGTTCTCTGTTCTACTAGTGGATATTGCTTATGGTTTAATTGATCCACGTATTAAATTAGCCGGTGGGAAGAAAGGAGAGTAGTCATGCAGCAAATTTCAAAAGAAATGTTTCAACCTGCATCGGTTGATTTAAGTGAGGCGGAAAAAATTTCGAAGCCGAGTTTGTCCTTTTGGAAAGACGTTTCGATTCGTTTTCGCAAAAATAAATTAGCAATGTTTGGTCTAGTATTATTAGCTTTGTTATTATTTATGGCGATTTTCGGTCCGCATATGACGAAATACGATTACTCGACAAATGACTTAATGAATACAAACAAACCACCTTCAGCAGAACATTGGTTTGGAACGGACGACCTTGGTCGTGACATTTTCACTCGCACATGGTATGGGGCGCGCATTTCGTTATTTATCGGGCTAGCGGCAGCGTTAATCGATTTATTCATCGGTGTCCTTTGGGGAGGAATTGCTGGATTCCGCGGTGGAAGAACAGACGACGTGATGATGCGGATTGCTGATATTTTATGGGCGGTTCCTTATTTGCTGTTAGTTATTTTATTAATGGTCGTGTTAGGGCAAGGGTTAGGTACGATGATTTTAGCGATGACGATTACCGGTTGGATTAACATGGCGCGGATTGTACGCGGACAAGTGCTGCAGTTGAAAAGCCAAGAGTACGTGTTAGCAGCGCAAACGTTAGGGGCAAACACGTCAAGAATTATGTTTAAACATTTAATTCCGAACGCAATGGGACCAATTCTTGTCACATTGACATTATCGATTCCATCCGCTATTTTTACGGAAGCATTTTTAAGCTACTTAGGTCTTGGGGTACCACAACCTTTAGCGAGCTGGGGAACGATGGCTTCTGAAGGGGTACAAGCGTTGCAATATTATCCATGGCGTCTATTCTTCCCGGCTACGTTCATTTGCTTAACGATTTTTGCGTTTAACGTTGTCGGTGACGGGTTGCGTGATGCATTAGATCCGAGATTGCGTAAGTAAGGGGTGAAGACATGGAAAAGTTATTGGAGGTAAAAGACTTACAAGTATCCTTCCAAACGTATGGGGGAGAAGTACAAGCGGTCCGCGGCGTCAGCTTTCATTTGAATAAAGGCGAAACACTGGCGATTGTTGGGGAGTCTGGTTCCGGAAAAAGTGTGACATCACAAACGATTATGCGCTTAATTCCAACACCACCAGGAAAAATTAAGAGCGGAAAAATCATTTTTAATGGTGAAGATTTAGCGAAAAAAACAGATAAAGAAATGGAAGCGATTCGTGGAAAAGATATCGGGATGATTTTCCAAGATCCGATGACATCGCTCAACCCGACGATGAAAGTCGGGCATCAGATTATGGAAGTATTAGTGAAACATTTGAAAATGGACAAGGCAGCTGCGAAAGAACGGGCAATTGAGTTGTTGCGCCTTGTTGGTATTCCGTTTCCGGAAAAAAGGGTGAATCAATATCCTCATGAATTTTCCGGTGGAATGCGGCAGCGGGCGATGATTGCCGTGGCGTTAGCATCCAATCCGAAATTGCTCATTGCAGACGAGCCGACAACGGCATTGGACGTAACGATTCAAGCACAAATTTTAGAATTAATGAAAGATTTACAGAAAAAAATGGGAACGTCAATCATTTTTATTACGCATGATTTAGGGGTCGTTGCAAACGTTGCTGATCGTGTGGCAGTCATGTACGCAGGAAAAATTGTCGAAATGGGAACGGTCGATGAAATTTTTTATGATCCGAGACACCCGTATACGTGGGGACTACTTGCTTCGATGCCAAGCCTTGATAGCGATGATAAATCGGAGCTTGCAGCCATCCCTGGAACACCGCCGGATTTAACGAATCCGCCAAAAGGAGATGCGTTTGCTCCACGTAATCCATATGCGATGAAAATTGATTTTGAACTAGAACCACCGATGTTCAAAATTTCCGATACACATTATGCCGCAACGTGGCTGCTTCATCCAGATGCGCCGAAAGTAGAGCCGCCTGAAGCAGTAAAGAAACGGTTGCGCCAACTCTCCTCTAACTATCCACAACCAGTTATTGTAAAGGAGAGTGAATAACATGGCTGAAAAACAAAAACTAATTGAAATTAAAAATTTAAAACAATATTTCCCGGTTGGGCACGGGCAAGTGATTAAAGCCGTCGACGGTGTAACGTTCGATATTTACAAAGGCGAAACGCTGGGGCTTGTAGGGGAGTCTGGCTGCGGAAAGTCGACGACAGGACGGACGATTATCGGGCTATATCAAGCAACGGACGGGGAAGTGTTGTTTAACGGCGTGAGCGTTCATGCGAAAAAGTCGTCCCAAGAATTAAAAGAGTTGAAGCGGAAAATGCAAATGATTTTCCAAGACCCGTACGCTTCGCTCAATCCTCGGATGACTGTTGCCGATATTATTGCGGAAGGCATTGACATTCATGGGCTAGCGAAAACGAAAGAAGAGCGCATGAAGCGCGTCTATGAGCTGCTTGAAACGGTCGGATTGAACCGCGAACATGCGAACCGTTATCCGCACGAGTTTTCCGGTGGACAGCGCCAGCGGATCGGGATTGCGCGCGCGTTAGCCGTAGAGCCGGAATTTATTATTGCCGATGAGCCGATTTCCGCGCTCGACGTATCGATTCAAGCGCAAGTCGTCAACTTAATGAAAAAATTGCAGCGAGAAAAAGGGTTAACCTACTTATTTATTGCCCACGACCTTTCCATGGTCAAATACATTAGCGACCGCATCGGTGTCATGTATTTCGGAAAAATGGTTGAATTGGCTGAGGCGGAAGAATTGTATCGCAATCCAATCCACCCATATACAAAAGCGTTGCTGTCGGCGATCCCGCTTCCAGATCCAGAAACAGAACGGGTGCGCAGACGAACCGTTTACGATCCGTCCCAGCATAACTATAAAGAAGGCGAACCGCTTGAATTCCGCGAAATTACACCAGGGCATTTTGTGTTATGTTCGGAAGACGAATACAAAAAGTATAAAGCGATGTATAGCTGATCTCTCGTTTCGAGAGATCTCTTTTTTGTTATTATAAAATATTTTCATTAATTTTACTATTTTGATTTTAAAAAAATCTCGAGGTGAGTGCTCGAGATTTTTCCATCGTCTTTTATTTGTTTAGCTTTTTTTGCCGCCAACAAGCCGCCAGCCTGTCTGTGTTTTCATTGTTTCGTTGACGTGTTCGGTCCGCTTCGAACCGCCAAATACGCTTTCGCCAATGCCGTTTGTAATAACCCCCATCAATGCTGTGATACCGATAATAAGGACACCGACAATCGCTAAATCAATGAAATATTGTCCCATATCGCGCTTCCTCCTATCTTGCCTATACCTGCTTCTTTTTTTATTTTAGATGATTTTTAAGCCGGAGGGAAGCGGTTACCAGAAAAGATTTTGAAAAAATATACCTTTTTGATTGGATTTATTGTATAATATACAACATGAAAGTCATTTTAAAGTAATCACGTACATTATAATATAGAAGCCATCCTGCTAAAAGGAGTGAAAGCGATGGTCAAATTGTATACATCCCCTAGCTGCACATCGTGCCGGAAAGCAAAAATCTGGCTAGAAGAGCACGATATACCGTATGTTGAGCGAAATATTTTTGCGGAGCCGTTAACGATTGAAGAAATTAAAGAAATTCTTCGTATGACCGAAACGGGGACAGACGAAATTATTTCGACTCGTTCAAAAATTTTCCAGAAACTTAATATAAATCTCGAAACATTGCCACTTCAAGATTTATATGAGATCATTCAAAAACATCCGGGCATTTTGCGGAGACCGATTATAATCGACGAAAAACGTCTGCAAGTCGGCTATAACGAAGACGAGATTCGCCGCTTTTTGCCGCGGAAAGTGCGCGCTTATCAACTTCGGGAAGCACAGCGCCTTGTCAACCAGTGAAAAACTTCTACATGGAATCCCATGTAGAAGTTTTTTCTCTACTTACGTGAAACGATGTCGTTTTTTTGCCGCTCCCCCGAACAAGACAATGAGTAAAGCTGTAAGAAACGGGAGAAAAGGACGGACAAGAGGGATATTATCGTACAAAAATTGCATCCGTTCTTCTGCGGTTAACATTTTTCCAGCGGTGTAGGCTAACAGCGCCGCTCCGATATAAAGAAGAAAAGGATACCGCTCCATGGAATAAAGAATGAATTTACTGCCTAAAATGATAATCGGAACAGAAACAAGAAAGCCGAATACGACAAGCGACGGATGGCCGTTGGCAGCGCCAGCAATGGCGACCACGTTATCTAATCCCATGACGACATCCGCGACGACAATCGTTTGTACCGCTTTCCAAAGAGACGTTTCCGACTTAATGTGCGCATGGGCATTTTCTTTTTGAACTAATAATTTAAACGAAATCCAAAGCAATAAACAGCCACCGGCAAACTGCAAAAAAGGGATTTTCAACAGTATGACAACGGTAGCAGTCAACAAAATTCGTACTATAATGGCAAGAGTGGTGCCGAGGACGATGGCAGTATTGCGCTTATGCTCTGGTAAATTGCGGCTTGCCATTGCGATGACGACTGCGTTATCTCCACCAAGAATGAGATCAATGCCGATGATGAGAAGGATAGATGTCACATATTCGCTTATCATATATGTCCCTCATTTCTTTTTTCTTTCATCACTATGTATAGTAGGACATGTTTTCTTTCAGACTATTTTTTTAAAAATGGGGTTTTTTTATTTCCCTTCTTGCGTGTTTTATCATAAAATAGAGGTACAAGGTATATCCTTGGCGGGGGTAAAAAAGTCCCTTCAATCTTATTTTTTCAGAAGGGAGAGATAGCAATGGAAATGGAACGCATTAATGAGCATACGGTGAAGTTTTATATTTCGTACGTTGATATAGAGGAACGCGGATTTGACCGTGAAGAAATTTGGTATAACCGCGAACGAAGCGAAGAGTTATTTTGGGAAATGATGGATGAAGTCCATAACGAAGGGGATTTTTCGCTAGACGGACCGCTTTGGATTCAAGTGCAAGCACTTGACAAAGGGCTTGAAGTGCTTGTGACAAAAGCGCAAATTTCAAAAGACGGGAGCAAGTTAGAACTTCCGCTTCCAGAAGAGCGGTTACGCGAATTTCCGGTCGATGAACGAATTGAAGAACTTCTTGACCAACATTTTCACATTGAACGCGACCAAGAGTTGATACCGGAAGACGATGAAAGTATTTTACATTTTACGATTTCTTTTAAAGATATTGAAGACGTTATTGCTTTGGCGCATCGTGCAGATTTTTCACACATCCGAAATCGGTTGTTTTTATTTGAAGGACGCTACTACTTATACGTCGAATTTTCCGAAGAGTATACGGAAGCTGAAGTGGACAATTGGCTCTGCATGTTGTTAGAATTCGGGAACGATTCGCCAGTTACTATCCATCGATTAGAAGAGTATGGAAAAGAGATTATTCATGAAAATGCGTTAGCGACGTTAGCAACCCATTTTCCATTAAAGTAAAAACCGATTTCCGCTGTTGAAATCGGTTTTTTCATGCATCGTAGGCAGTGAATAGGGTAGGGTGAATATCATTGAGAAATACGTTACAGGTACTTATTTTTTTACTACTATTAAGTGTTTTTTTGTTTTTTACGAAAAGCTATTGGGAAGGCTGGTTGCTTGGGTTTCTTAGCCTTCTCATCACATGTTCTGTTATTTTTATTGCCTTTGTTATTTCGTTAGAAAATAGAAGACCTGCTCAAACGTTAACATGGCTTGTGGTGCTTGGAAGTTTTCCGCTCGTCGGCTTTTTCT contains these protein-coding regions:
- a CDS encoding ABC transporter permease, which encodes MQQISKEMFQPASVDLSEAEKISKPSLSFWKDVSIRFRKNKLAMFGLVLLALLLFMAIFGPHMTKYDYSTNDLMNTNKPPSAEHWFGTDDLGRDIFTRTWYGARISLFIGLAAALIDLFIGVLWGGIAGFRGGRTDDVMMRIADILWAVPYLLLVILLMVVLGQGLGTMILAMTITGWINMARIVRGQVLQLKSQEYVLAAQTLGANTSRIMFKHLIPNAMGPILVTLTLSIPSAIFTEAFLSYLGLGVPQPLASWGTMASEGVQALQYYPWRLFFPATFICLTIFAFNVVGDGLRDALDPRLRK
- a CDS encoding ABC transporter ATP-binding protein; the encoded protein is MEKLLEVKDLQVSFQTYGGEVQAVRGVSFHLNKGETLAIVGESGSGKSVTSQTIMRLIPTPPGKIKSGKIIFNGEDLAKKTDKEMEAIRGKDIGMIFQDPMTSLNPTMKVGHQIMEVLVKHLKMDKAAAKERAIELLRLVGIPFPEKRVNQYPHEFSGGMRQRAMIAVALASNPKLLIADEPTTALDVTIQAQILELMKDLQKKMGTSIIFITHDLGVVANVADRVAVMYAGKIVEMGTVDEIFYDPRHPYTWGLLASMPSLDSDDKSELAAIPGTPPDLTNPPKGDAFAPRNPYAMKIDFELEPPMFKISDTHYAATWLLHPDAPKVEPPEAVKKRLRQLSSNYPQPVIVKESE
- a CDS encoding ABC transporter ATP-binding protein; translated protein: MAEKQKLIEIKNLKQYFPVGHGQVIKAVDGVTFDIYKGETLGLVGESGCGKSTTGRTIIGLYQATDGEVLFNGVSVHAKKSSQELKELKRKMQMIFQDPYASLNPRMTVADIIAEGIDIHGLAKTKEERMKRVYELLETVGLNREHANRYPHEFSGGQRQRIGIARALAVEPEFIIADEPISALDVSIQAQVVNLMKKLQREKGLTYLFIAHDLSMVKYISDRIGVMYFGKMVELAEAEELYRNPIHPYTKALLSAIPLPDPETERVRRRTVYDPSQHNYKEGEPLEFREITPGHFVLCSEDEYKKYKAMYS
- the spxA gene encoding transcriptional regulator SpxA, whose protein sequence is MVKLYTSPSCTSCRKAKIWLEEHDIPYVERNIFAEPLTIEEIKEILRMTETGTDEIISTRSKIFQKLNINLETLPLQDLYEIIQKHPGILRRPIIIDEKRLQVGYNEDEIRRFLPRKVRAYQLREAQRLVNQ
- a CDS encoding TerC family protein — encoded protein: MISEYVTSILLIIGIDLILGGDNAVVIAMASRNLPEHKRNTAIVLGTTLAIIVRILLTATVVILLKIPFLQFAGGCLLLWISFKLLVQKENAHAHIKSETSLWKAVQTIVVADVVMGLDNVVAIAGAANGHPSLVVFGFLVSVPIIILGSKFILYSMERYPFLLYIGAALLAYTAGKMLTAEERMQFLYDNIPLVRPFLPFLTALLIVLFGGAAKKRHRFT
- the mecA gene encoding adaptor protein MecA yields the protein MEMERINEHTVKFYISYVDIEERGFDREEIWYNRERSEELFWEMMDEVHNEGDFSLDGPLWIQVQALDKGLEVLVTKAQISKDGSKLELPLPEERLREFPVDERIEELLDQHFHIERDQELIPEDDESILHFTISFKDIEDVIALAHRADFSHIRNRLFLFEGRYYLYVEFSEEYTEAEVDNWLCMLLEFGNDSPVTIHRLEEYGKEIIHENALATLATHFPLK